TAATCTCGTTGTCGCTAACTTCCAGCAGCCAAATCAAGGTTTTGTTTCTGATTTCAGCTAATTGTTAGGGTTTATTCTGTCTGTTTctgttttttcataatttttatctCCTTTTCATTCACTAGATCTTATGATGTCGGACACAGAAATCATTTGTTATGATTTCAGTGTTTAGAAGGTTGATTTTGCTTTTACATATCTATGATCTACATTGAAGTAGGTTTCATGAGTTTTGGTTTTGTTGATTATGATGTCGACACATAATATTTCAATGTTTAGAATGCTGATTTTGCTTTTACATATCTATAATCGACATAGAATTAGGTTTCATGAGTTCTGGTTTCGTTGATTATGATGTCGACACATAATATTTCAATGTTTAAAATGTTGATTTTGCTTTTATGTATCTATGATCGACATAGAAGGAGGTTTCATGAGTTCTGGATTCAACGGAGGTTTCATGAGTTCTGGAGGTTTTGTGAGTTCTGGATTCGATGGAGGTTTTGTGAGTTTTGGATACTACTACCAATCTGTTGCTAGCTTCTCTACCTTACCCTTCAATACTGGATATTCACACCCCCTTGGATCAACCTTCTCTAATGCTCCACCATCTCATGTCTATGGTCAACCATACCTTGTTGAAATAGGGTTAATGGAgatttattagttgttgatttgAGAAATCAAGGAGACccttattaatttaatctcaGTTTTGGAAAATGACAGGTAATATTGCGTAGATTTGGGAAAATGAACGTAACCCTATATTTTCTTCCCCTTTTAACCGCATtcacatgttttttttgttaccATATTCACTTTTCTCTCctttcaaaaaaatgaaattgtatgTAGTTTACATTTGTGTCTACTCTTTTGTATATCTCACATAAGTTATTCCTTCAATTCCTTCAATtcatattattgattttttttgcacTCATAGAATTTCGAAGCTTTAAATTCTTTCCGAATTCttcttttgctatttttgaaTCTTTACTCTTTTGAAAATTcgtatactattaattttttttcaagaaatgagactcaaTATAGGCTGCTGATTTTAATATTGAGTACTCCaatttaattgtattattattattattattattatttcttcaattcttATTCTTTAAATAGAATCtatttcttcaattcttgattcttcaaatgGATAAAGTGGTAAGTGATATAACACTTTTCATTGGAATAGTTATACGGAGTAACATAGATACCCTCTTATATTATGTCTTTGGATACACTTTTCAACGGGGATCTAAGTGGAGTCCTGGATCAAAAGGGTTCTTCTtatacaaattttcaaattttctcaacttatacaaaatgtttcaacTTACCCATATTTATAGGCATACACTTCCTATTCTAGAATCATCTACttaatacttttatattctaaatatctagatttttatctataaaaatcTACATATTTCTTAAATAGTGAATTCTATATAATGTCGAGATATTTATCAAATCTAGATAATTCTACtaaaaaatcaagtttaattactttttattcCAACAGAATTGATTATGTACATAAGTTTTCTAACtcctttttgtttttcatatgTTGTCCAAAGCAAGTTACTGTTTTATAGGCTCTTGATTAAAGTTCTTcattgctttattttttgtccAACAAATATGTTCGAGGAAGCGAACGAATATATGAATTCTAtaggggtgttcggtttgcaatatcaaataataccaaaatacaatctaggattgagttttCTTTAGGATTCTTGTCAAATCGTGCTCTCTCCTCGACTATCTTGACCCTGAGCTCAACATCCCTCACTGTCCCAACTTGGGCATGCATCCCAAAACGGTCAAGAAGCTGTGGCCTCAGTTCTCCCTCTTCCGGATTTCCAGATCCAATGAGTATGAACCTGGCTGGGTGCAAAATTGAGATTCCCTCTCTCTCGATAGTGTTCCAACCCGAGGTAGCAGAATCTAGCAGAACATCCACtaaggtggtgttcggttgaCATGACTAATATCATGAGACTAtacatctaggattaagttgttgtattattttagttgaaggCGAGAGACTATGACCAATTATCATaagattatccatctaggattaagttgtagggttcaatcttatgaaccaaacatgatacatatttaataccGAACACCCCCTAAATGATCATCCAAAAGATTAACCTCATCCACATACAGAATCCCTCTGTTGGCTTTTGCCAGGAGGCCGAGCTCGAATGCCTTCACACCTTCGGTGAGAGCTTTCTCAATGTCGATTGTGCCACAAACTCTATCTTCCGTTGCACCCAAAGGCAGATCAACCATATTGATTGTGCCATGATATCCTAACCAATCCTTGATAGATGTTTAGGTAATTTCTAATACCCATTTAGTATGGTagatagtactcccttcgtcccagataatttgggtcactttgacctggcacgggttttaagaaatctaatggaaagtgagttgaaaaagttggtgggatgtaggtcctacttttaaagtattagttttatataaaatgtgagtatgaatgagttagtggaaatgaggtccactaccaaaaatgataaaagtgaatgGGGCAAATTATGTGGAACGacccgaaatggaatactgggtcgaattatctgggacgaagagagtaatatTATACCAAGATATAGTATGAGATAAGTTGCATTTTGATTTGTATAAGATTAAATCAGTACTACTTTTtagcttttattttattaagggATATTAGTCCCTAAAATCATTAACTTTGcttaaattttggtattttccatgaactttaaaattggtctaaaaaatcacaaactttacattttgtttgttatttcccatgGCAGCCTAAATAAGAAATCTTCGGCAAAAATCATATTATACGTGGCAATCGTgaaatgtttataatattttagattaCTTTTTAAGTTCGTGG
The genomic region above belongs to Salvia hispanica cultivar TCC Black 2014 chromosome 3, UniMelb_Shisp_WGS_1.0, whole genome shotgun sequence and contains:
- the LOC125209167 gene encoding magnesium-chelatase subunit ChlI, chloroplastic-like, which translates into the protein MASRLVGITMAAGSMSEVIALEVVADAVEMVTNKEGREKGGYHGTINMVDLPLGATEDRVCGTIDIEKALTEGVKAFELGLLAKANRGILYVDEVNLLDDHLGVDVLLDSATSGWNTIEREGISILHPARFILIGSGNPEEGELRPQLLDRFGMHAQVGTVRDVELRVKIVEERARFDKNPKENSILDYM